From a single Desulfonispora thiosulfatigenes DSM 11270 genomic region:
- a CDS encoding efflux RND transporter permease subunit, with protein sequence MGTNQGMITVNLNNRTQRNETIWEFQERLRKKITKIPDIKRFVVKEKGGTAIGTSPAPLDIKISGPDQEILYTMALGLEEKIKEVEGTTNVYKSFDMNNKQLNIKTNEQRIIELGLNNRVIASQVYSSIEGLKNTTMNLDEAKNIDITVSYRDDYRESVDDLLDVAIQSPLGIKVPLREVASIDITKRFNIITKDNLEYNIDILGYTHDRPFSHITKDINKILDNYPLPTGYSAKLTGEQEALSDSMKDMLMLLSMAIIFVYLILVPQFKSFLHPITIMSAIPLVIIGIAPALALANKYISMPVLLGFILLAGTVVNNSILLIGYIQDKRKEGMNIEEAIVGAIRTRFRPIMMTALSDVVGMLPLALQLALGSERFSPLAIAVIGGMLSATFLTIIIIPLIYASFEDIKEKLGLKALE encoded by the coding sequence ATGGGAACGAATCAAGGGATGATAACAGTTAATTTGAATAATAGAACACAAAGAAATGAAACCATTTGGGAATTTCAAGAAAGATTAAGAAAGAAAATTACTAAAATTCCAGATATAAAAAGATTTGTAGTTAAGGAAAAGGGAGGAACGGCAATAGGGACTTCTCCAGCTCCTTTAGATATTAAAATAAGTGGACCGGATCAAGAAATATTATATACAATGGCACTAGGCTTGGAGGAAAAGATAAAAGAAGTAGAAGGCACGACTAATGTTTATAAGAGTTTTGATATGAATAATAAACAACTCAATATTAAAACAAATGAGCAAAGAATCATAGAATTAGGTCTTAATAATAGAGTTATTGCTAGTCAAGTATATAGCTCAATAGAAGGTCTTAAAAATACAACAATGAATTTAGATGAAGCTAAAAATATCGATATAACAGTAAGTTATAGGGATGATTATAGAGAGTCTGTGGATGATCTATTAGATGTAGCTATTCAGTCTCCTCTTGGAATTAAAGTCCCGCTACGGGAAGTTGCATCTATTGATATTACAAAAAGATTTAACATTATAACTAAGGATAATTTAGAGTATAATATAGACATCTTAGGTTATACCCATGATCGTCCCTTTAGCCATATAACTAAAGATATTAATAAAATACTGGATAATTATCCCTTGCCAACAGGATATAGTGCCAAGCTTACTGGAGAACAAGAGGCTTTATCAGATTCCATGAAAGATATGCTTATGTTACTTTCTATGGCGATTATTTTTGTTTATTTGATTTTAGTTCCCCAGTTTAAATCTTTTTTACATCCAATAACAATTATGTCAGCCATACCTTTAGTAATTATAGGTATAGCTCCAGCCTTAGCCCTTGCAAATAAATATATATCTATGCCCGTTCTTTTAGGTTTTATCTTGTTAGCGGGGACAGTTGTTAATAATTCTATACTTTTAATTGGGTATATACAGGATAAAAGAAAAGAAGGTATGAATATAGAAGAAGCAATAGTAGGAGCTATCAGGACAAGATTTAGACCAATAATGATGACTGCTCTTTCAGATGTAGTAGGAATGCTTCCATTAGCATTACAGCTAGCCTTAGGTTCTGAAAGGTTTTCACCTTTAGCAATAGCTGTTATTGGAGGTATGTTATCAGCTACATTTCTAACTATTATAATTATACCTTTAATATATGCAAGTTTTGAAGATATTAAAGAAAAATTAGGACTTAAAGCTCTAGAATAA
- a CDS encoding efflux RND transporter permease subunit, with amino-acid sequence MNIGKFSVKNKYLILTIIIGIVIFGFYARFTMSTQLSPDTNPPMATVITQYPGSAAQDVVTDVVEPMEDEFGKLEGIKNVKSTSQDNIAIIQLEFDYSRNIDEAAIEIQNSISRIRQSLPNQIMEPRVLKFSTADKPIMTISLNSKSLSMRDIRQLADDKIAYDLQLLEGVASVELFGGYNNEIQVKVDKDKLVAYGISLEQVSEILKQNNIKAPGGKVTHENKDILIRIEESFQTLDDIKKTMVPLNGGGFVYLEEIAAVDLSTEKLESSYRFNGEEAIALMITKKTNDNTETVIKNVEGELEELREKYPFIDFKVAQDDSTFTKQMVNNMSSSVFTAILLTVFVIILFITKINQSLVVSISMPLVFLATLGLMKLFGMKLDLVTLSALILSIGFVVDGAIVVVENIVRHQDVLGKDIVSAAIDGTNEIALPTIAGATTTLIVLVPLIFIKGFVGEMFRPLSMTIIFAILSSLIIALTIIPLLTVLLDPFRLPKVEKNISKVTNPFNKMMDKLLNLYLRLSKYVIGNKVKSYISIIVLMVLSGGFLITNGVEMLPKFDSGTTFISIEMEDGTDIKDTTETIKDIEKLLEKEKIL; translated from the coding sequence ATGAATATAGGTAAATTTTCTGTTAAAAACAAATATTTAATTTTAACTATAATTATAGGTATAGTTATCTTTGGTTTTTACGCTAGGTTCACAATGAGTACTCAATTATCTCCTGATACAAATCCACCGATGGCTACAGTGATAACCCAGTATCCAGGCTCTGCTGCTCAAGATGTGGTTACAGATGTAGTAGAACCTATGGAAGATGAATTTGGAAAACTAGAAGGAATTAAAAATGTTAAATCAACTAGCCAAGATAATATAGCAATTATCCAGTTAGAATTTGATTATAGTAGAAATATAGATGAAGCGGCAATTGAGATTCAAAACTCCATTAGTCGAATTAGACAAAGCTTACCAAATCAAATAATGGAACCAAGGGTTTTAAAATTTAGTACAGCTGATAAACCAATTATGACCATAAGTTTAAATAGTAAATCTTTAAGTATGCGAGATATTAGGCAATTAGCTGACGATAAAATTGCTTATGATCTTCAGCTTTTAGAGGGAGTTGCTTCTGTCGAATTATTTGGAGGTTATAATAATGAAATCCAAGTAAAAGTAGATAAAGATAAGTTAGTAGCTTATGGGATTTCGCTAGAACAAGTATCTGAAATTTTAAAGCAAAATAATATTAAAGCCCCTGGGGGTAAAGTTACTCATGAGAATAAAGATATCTTAATTAGGATTGAAGAAAGTTTTCAAACACTTGATGATATTAAAAAAACTATGGTTCCTTTAAATGGCGGGGGTTTTGTTTATTTAGAAGAAATTGCTGCTGTAGATTTATCAACGGAAAAGCTCGAAAGCTCTTATAGATTTAATGGAGAAGAAGCAATTGCTTTAATGATTACTAAAAAAACTAATGATAATACAGAAACAGTGATAAAAAATGTAGAAGGAGAGCTTGAAGAATTAAGAGAGAAATATCCCTTTATTGATTTTAAGGTAGCTCAGGATGATTCAACATTTACGAAGCAAATGGTAAATAATATGAGTAGTAGTGTTTTCACGGCTATCCTTTTAACTGTATTTGTAATTATTTTGTTTATAACTAAGATAAATCAATCATTAGTAGTTTCTATCTCGATGCCGTTAGTATTTTTAGCTACTTTAGGACTTATGAAGTTATTTGGAATGAAGCTAGATTTAGTAACACTTTCAGCATTAATTTTGAGTATTGGTTTTGTTGTCGATGGAGCTATAGTAGTTGTGGAAAACATTGTAAGACACCAGGATGTTTTAGGAAAAGATATAGTATCAGCAGCTATAGATGGAACCAATGAAATAGCTCTTCCAACTATTGCAGGAGCAACTACTACTTTAATTGTTCTAGTGCCTCTTATCTTTATTAAAGGTTTTGTAGGGGAGATGTTCAGACCTTTATCAATGACTATAATATTTGCTATTTTATCTTCATTAATTATAGCACTAACTATAATACCTTTATTAACAGTATTACTTGATCCATTTAGATTACCAAAAGTAGAAAAAAATATTAGTAAAGTAACAAATCCTTTTAATAAAATGATGGACAAATTGTTAAATCTTTATTTAAGACTTTCAAAGTATGTTATTGGTAATAAGGTAAAGTCGTATATATCCATAATTGTCTTAATGGTTTTAAGTGGAGGATTTTTAATTACAAATGGTGTAGAAATGCTTCCTAAATTTGATAGCGGAACTACTTTTATTTCAATAGAAATGGAAGATGGAACTGACATTAAGGATACTACTGAGACAATTAAGGATATTGAAAAATTGTTAGAAAAAGAAAAAATATTATAA
- a CDS encoding efflux RND transporter periplasmic adaptor subunit yields MLKKRKILIVIIIVGIIITGIVSVKKINQRKSLIVAEENDLGIPTAIMEVATGELRDEISYVGIIESKNAVAISPKITSEVSQLKFKEGDFVSKGNVIASLNDKQLSAKVDTTMHKKETLQVNRNYLNKEINNYYEKNPLVKKIEALQSNYDFLSTQVEKQKVLYENGAIPKNSYDEVVHEQEVMAIQLKELKATSENSYNKLIHEENMVTTQIKEIDALTNELNLNVQETVITAPISGRIRLINYNEGDLAMMGKPLAIIDDLDNLIVKVNVGEVDLAKLKLGTSAIIESDLNKYHIEGNITNILPSVNPLTKLGEVEVSFSLKDKKDLKMGASKKVRFILNEDLKEEILIESAFIKELQNKKIVYVEKDGIVFEKEIKTGLKVGDKVEVLEGLKKGDKIAYKNITTLYDGAKIFVYQGVGNL; encoded by the coding sequence ATGCTGAAAAAAAGAAAGATATTGATAGTAATTATTATAGTAGGAATCATAATTACTGGTATTGTCTCTGTAAAAAAAATAAACCAAAGAAAATCGTTGATAGTTGCAGAAGAAAATGACTTAGGCATACCTACAGCTATTATGGAAGTTGCTACAGGAGAACTAAGGGACGAAATAAGTTATGTGGGAATAATCGAAAGTAAAAATGCAGTTGCCATTTCCCCTAAAATAACTTCGGAGGTAAGCCAGTTAAAGTTTAAAGAAGGAGATTTTGTGAGTAAAGGAAATGTTATTGCAAGTTTAAATGACAAGCAGCTTAGCGCTAAAGTAGATACTACTATGCATAAGAAAGAAACATTACAAGTTAATCGTAATTATTTAAATAAAGAAATTAATAATTATTACGAAAAAAATCCACTAGTTAAGAAAATAGAAGCTTTACAAAGTAATTATGACTTTTTAAGTACTCAAGTAGAAAAACAAAAAGTTCTCTATGAAAATGGAGCTATTCCGAAAAATTCTTATGATGAAGTAGTTCATGAACAAGAGGTAATGGCAATTCAGCTAAAAGAATTAAAAGCAACCTCGGAGAATTCATATAATAAACTTATTCATGAAGAAAATATGGTAACAACCCAAATAAAAGAAATAGATGCTCTAACCAATGAATTAAATTTGAATGTTCAGGAAACAGTGATAACAGCACCTATAAGTGGCAGAATCAGGTTAATTAACTACAATGAAGGTGATTTAGCTATGATGGGAAAACCTTTAGCAATTATTGATGATTTAGATAATCTGATAGTTAAAGTAAATGTAGGCGAAGTAGATTTAGCTAAGCTTAAGTTAGGAACAAGCGCTATTATTGAAAGCGATCTTAATAAATACCATATTGAAGGAAATATTACCAATATATTGCCAAGTGTTAATCCTCTTACCAAGTTAGGTGAAGTAGAAGTTTCCTTTTCTCTAAAAGATAAAAAAGACTTAAAAATGGGCGCTAGTAAAAAGGTAAGATTTATCCTTAATGAGGATCTAAAAGAAGAAATATTAATAGAGAGTGCCTTTATTAAAGAATTACAAAATAAAAAAATTGTTTATGTAGAAAAGGATGGAATAGTATTTGAAAAAGAAATTAAGACAGGATTAAAAGTAGGAGATAAAGTAGAGGTTTTAGAGGGTTTAAAAAAGGGAGATAAAATTGCCTATAAAAATATAACTACATTATACGATGGTGCAAAAATATTTGTTTATCAAGGAGTGGGTAATTTATGA
- a CDS encoding nitroreductase family protein: MFYNAPTVIFISGDEKNPKAPVDCAAATQNMLIQAESLDIGSCWIGFIALLLNSEEGKGFLKELELPEGYRQIHAVALGKKKHQSAKAPQRKENLVNYIK; this comes from the coding sequence GTGTTTTATAACGCACCAACAGTAATATTTATTTCAGGAGATGAAAAAAATCCAAAGGCTCCTGTGGACTGTGCAGCAGCTACTCAAAATATGCTGATTCAAGCAGAATCATTAGACATTGGATCCTGCTGGATAGGATTTATCGCTCTTTTATTAAATAGTGAAGAAGGCAAAGGCTTTCTAAAAGAATTAGAACTACCCGAAGGTTATAGACAAATACATGCAGTTGCTTTAGGAAAGAAAAAACATCAATCCGCAAAAGCACCTCAAAGAAAAGAAAACCTAGTTAATTATATAAAATAA
- a CDS encoding nitroreductase family protein: MNDTLQIIKSRRSTRVFLPEQIEQAELEAILEAGIYAPSAVNQQPWYFTVVQNKDLLDRMNLSFKELAKKSEHPHVKKCRK, from the coding sequence ATGAATGATACTTTACAAATAATTAAATCTAGAAGAAGCACTAGAGTTTTTCTGCCTGAGCAGATTGAACAAGCAGAATTAGAGGCTATTTTGGAGGCAGGTATTTATGCACCAAGTGCAGTAAATCAGCAACCTTGGTATTTTACCGTTGTACAAAACAAGGATTTACTAGATCGCATGAATCTTAGTTTTAAAGAATTAGCAAAAAAATCTGAGCATCCTCATGTAAAAAAATGTAGGAAATAG
- a CDS encoding response regulator transcription factor — MKILIIDDEERIREMIKEYLSQEEFDVNEASNGLDGLELIKQNDYSLIILDVMMPKMDGWSTCREIRKISKVPIIMLSARGEEYDKLFGFELGVDDYIVKPFSPKELLARMNAIIRRSSLTQENKSLENKFKAEGLVVEFDSRNVYVDENLISLTPKEYELLNFFVQNTNMVFSREQLLTSVWGYDFMGDFRTVDTHIKMLRDSLKSYRKFIKTVWGTGYKFETGEKK, encoded by the coding sequence ATGAAAATTTTAATTATCGATGATGAAGAACGTATCCGTGAAATGATTAAAGAATATCTTAGTCAAGAAGAATTTGATGTTAATGAAGCATCTAATGGTTTAGATGGTCTTGAGCTTATTAAACAAAATGATTATTCTCTGATAATTTTAGATGTAATGATGCCTAAAATGGATGGCTGGAGTACCTGTAGAGAAATTCGTAAAATATCAAAAGTGCCAATCATTATGCTCTCAGCTCGCGGAGAAGAATATGATAAACTTTTTGGTTTTGAATTAGGTGTTGACGATTATATAGTGAAGCCCTTTAGTCCTAAAGAACTACTTGCTCGTATGAATGCAATCATAAGAAGAAGCTCCTTAACACAGGAAAATAAATCACTTGAAAATAAATTTAAGGCCGAAGGACTTGTAGTAGAATTTGATTCCCGAAATGTCTATGTAGATGAAAATTTAATTAGTCTTACCCCCAAGGAGTATGAATTATTAAACTTTTTTGTCCAAAACACTAATATGGTATTTTCTAGAGAACAACTCTTAACTTCTGTCTGGGGATATGATTTTATGGGAGACTTTCGGACAGTAGATACTCATATTAAAATGCTTAGAGACAGTCTGAAATCTTATCGTAAATTTATTAAAACAGTATGGGGTACGGGCTATAAATTTGAAACTGGAGAAAAAAAATGA
- a CDS encoding sensor histidine kinase, giving the protein MKSIRIKLWAGMMILVVVMLILLWLFQIVFLEKFYTDMRVKEIKNAGYSIINELENNNIQGIGDKLDLFTYNNNLSLEIIDATGNTIYKSTGMNNNFSMMMHHNMHQENFKKIIIGEEIAILQTHPRFGNKFMQIGLPIQISGNIQGALYINMPLAPVEDTALILKKQFLYISIILFLVALILSFIIANNFLKPILKIKKTAKKMASGDFSDRIISYSQDEIGQLAETINYMGQELAKIEELRKELIANMSHELRTPLSIIRGYAETIRDITGNTPVKREKHLEIIIEESERLSKMVDDILNLSQMQAGYLDLNLQKTSLNYLLNRILNKYELLSEKTGITISAHCPAKLDLIIDETRIEQVFYNLINNAFNHTNENGQISILVANYNDFIRIEIKDTGEGISEQNLVHIWDRYYKGDKTNEAKMAGTGLGLAIVKNILEAHHALYGVTSKKGEGTTFWFELKNKNL; this is encoded by the coding sequence ATGAAAAGTATTCGCATAAAACTTTGGGCTGGAATGATGATTCTTGTTGTGGTCATGCTTATTTTATTATGGCTTTTTCAAATTGTTTTTTTAGAAAAATTTTATACTGATATGAGAGTCAAAGAAATAAAAAATGCAGGTTATTCTATTATTAACGAATTAGAAAATAATAATATACAGGGAATTGGAGATAAATTAGACCTTTTTACCTATAATAATAATTTAAGTCTTGAAATTATTGATGCTACCGGAAATACTATCTATAAAAGTACAGGAATGAATAATAATTTTTCCATGATGATGCATCACAATATGCACCAGGAAAATTTCAAAAAAATTATTATAGGTGAAGAAATAGCAATTTTACAAACCCATCCTCGTTTTGGAAATAAATTCATGCAAATAGGGTTGCCTATACAAATATCTGGTAATATCCAAGGAGCACTTTATATTAACATGCCCCTAGCCCCTGTTGAAGATACTGCTTTAATTTTAAAAAAGCAATTTCTCTACATATCGATTATATTATTTTTAGTAGCCTTGATTCTTTCTTTTATCATAGCTAATAACTTTCTTAAACCCATCTTAAAAATCAAAAAAACAGCAAAAAAAATGGCTTCTGGTGATTTTTCGGATCGCATAATATCTTATAGTCAAGATGAGATTGGTCAATTAGCGGAAACCATAAACTACATGGGTCAAGAATTAGCTAAAATTGAAGAACTTCGCAAAGAACTCATTGCTAATATGTCCCATGAATTACGAACTCCTTTAAGTATAATCAGAGGTTATGCTGAAACAATTCGGGATATCACAGGTAATACTCCTGTTAAGCGTGAAAAACACTTAGAAATTATTATTGAAGAATCAGAACGCCTAAGTAAAATGGTTGATGATATTCTTAATTTATCGCAAATGCAAGCGGGATACCTTGACTTAAATTTGCAGAAAACCTCCTTAAATTATTTATTAAATCGGATTCTTAATAAGTATGAACTTTTAAGTGAAAAAACAGGTATAACCATTTCTGCTCATTGCCCAGCTAAATTAGATCTAATAATTGATGAAACTAGAATTGAGCAAGTTTTTTATAACCTTATCAATAATGCTTTTAATCATACAAATGAAAATGGTCAGATTTCTATCCTTGTTGCTAACTATAATGATTTTATTAGGATAGAAATTAAGGATACTGGAGAAGGTATATCTGAGCAAAATCTTGTGCATATCTGGGATAGGTATTATAAGGGAGATAAAACTAATGAGGCTAAAATGGCGGGAACAGGACTTGGACTAGCTATTGTTAAAAACATCTTAGAAGCACATCATGCTTTATATGGGGTTACAAGTAAAAAAGGTGAGGGTACTACATTTTGGTTTGAACTAAAAAATAAAAATCTTTAA
- a CDS encoding DUF2680 domain-containing protein: protein MIKLKKLVSVVTIVGVLGVGGVAFASGLKTPADITSELTGKTVAEVREERASGKTYGEMAKETGKLEEFKTQMLEQKKEILDQKVEEGNLTKEQADEIYTKIKDNQATCDGTSEAKIGQKHGVGFGKGQGNGMGRGAGMRNGQGMGCGQNLNR, encoded by the coding sequence ATGATTAAATTAAAGAAATTGGTATCCGTAGTAACAATTGTAGGTGTACTTGGTGTAGGCGGAGTTGCCTTTGCTTCAGGTCTTAAAACGCCTGCCGACATTACTTCTGAATTAACCGGAAAAACTGTAGCGGAAGTTAGAGAGGAAAGAGCTTCAGGTAAAACTTATGGGGAAATGGCAAAAGAAACAGGAAAACTTGAAGAATTTAAAACTCAAATGTTAGAACAAAAAAAGGAAATTCTTGATCAAAAAGTAGAAGAAGGAAATTTAACTAAAGAACAAGCTGATGAAATTTACACTAAAATCAAAGACAATCAAGCAACTTGCGATGGTACTAGCGAAGCAAAAATAGGCCAAAAACATGGTGTAGGATTTGGCAAGGGTCAAGGTAACGGAATGGGTAGAGGCGCAGGTATGAGAAACGGTCAAGGTATGGGTTGTGGTCAAAATTTAAATAGATAA
- a CDS encoding MFS transporter, with protein sequence MLISLVNLFIFTSFYFLLPTLPIYVIDVLHGDEGNVGYIVGTLTIAAVLVRPLSGYLLDTLSRKRILIIALIAFTVTTLAYNFVTSLVMLLILRAVHGFSWGFVTTGSGTIASDIVPASRRGEGMGYYGLANTIAMAVGPMLSLFILDYYGFSYLFSSGFVIAIFALLCVLGIQGYEGNPNQGREKPTISLESFLEPRAYSLSIVLFFVTLTYGGIISFITLYAGQLGIQNAGIFFLIYGASLLFVRPYAGKTFDKKGPNQIMIIGFIALVVSFTMLYLANGYLLFVLAAISMGIGFGIIQPTILAMAINRVEPFRRGAVNGTIFTAMDLGIGLGSIVMGLLSNKLGLSLMYLVCAFLIIIPAIIFYLKDADKKNTNYN encoded by the coding sequence ATTTTAATTTCTTTAGTTAATTTATTTATTTTTACGAGCTTTTATTTTTTACTTCCTACTCTCCCTATCTATGTGATAGATGTCTTACATGGTGATGAAGGAAATGTAGGCTATATTGTGGGTACACTTACTATTGCAGCTGTTCTAGTTCGTCCACTCTCTGGCTATCTTTTAGATACCTTAAGCAGAAAAAGAATTTTAATTATTGCCTTAATTGCCTTTACTGTTACAACTTTAGCCTACAATTTTGTTACTAGTTTAGTTATGCTTTTAATTTTAAGAGCAGTCCACGGCTTTTCTTGGGGTTTTGTCACCACGGGATCAGGTACGATTGCAAGTGACATTGTTCCTGCTTCACGAAGAGGTGAAGGAATGGGTTATTATGGACTTGCAAATACAATTGCCATGGCTGTAGGTCCTATGCTAAGTCTTTTTATCTTAGATTACTATGGATTTAGCTATCTCTTTAGTTCTGGTTTTGTGATTGCGATTTTTGCTCTACTGTGTGTGCTTGGTATACAAGGTTATGAAGGTAATCCAAATCAGGGAAGGGAAAAGCCAACAATTAGTTTAGAAAGTTTTCTCGAACCTAGAGCTTATTCTTTATCCATTGTTTTATTTTTTGTTACCTTAACTTATGGTGGAATTATCTCATTTATAACTCTTTATGCTGGGCAACTAGGTATTCAAAATGCTGGTATATTCTTTCTAATATATGGTGCATCTCTTTTATTTGTGAGACCTTATGCAGGTAAAACGTTTGATAAAAAAGGTCCTAATCAAATTATGATTATTGGATTTATAGCTTTAGTAGTTTCTTTCACAATGCTGTATCTAGCTAATGGTTATTTACTTTTCGTTTTAGCTGCTATCAGCATGGGAATTGGCTTTGGGATTATTCAGCCTACCATTTTAGCAATGGCTATTAATCGAGTTGAACCCTTTAGGAGAGGTGCTGTAAATGGTACTATCTTTACAGCCATGGATCTTGGTATTGGACTTGGATCGATTGTAATGGGCTTATTATCTAATAAATTAGGACTATCACTTATGTATTTAGTTTGTGCATTTTTAATAATAATCCCAGCAATAATATTTTATTTAAAAGATGCTGATAAAAAAAATACTAATTATAATTAA
- a CDS encoding ion transporter, whose translation MNDNNIKSWKVSLYKIIFEADTPLGKAFDVALIFFIMFSSIIVMAESVESIKYTYGDDLLVLEWFFVIIFTLEYFLRIITVHNKWKYIFSFYGVVDLLTILPAFLSLLVPSAHFLLVIRVLRLLRLFRVFKMVRYVEESGILLKALKASRPKITVFLFTIFSVITIVGSLMYIIEGPTNGYASIPESMYWAIVTITTVGYGDISPQTALGKLLASTLMIMAYGILAVPTGIISFELAQASKTPVTTRTCPDCALEGHPPDAIFCKKCGEKLL comes from the coding sequence ATGAATGATAATAATATAAAAAGTTGGAAAGTTTCCCTATATAAAATTATTTTTGAAGCGGATACTCCTTTAGGTAAAGCCTTTGATGTTGCTTTAATATTCTTTATAATGTTTAGCAGTATTATTGTTATGGCGGAAAGCGTTGAGAGCATAAAATATACTTATGGCGATGATTTGCTCGTCTTAGAATGGTTTTTCGTTATTATTTTCACTTTAGAATATTTTTTACGGATTATAACTGTACATAATAAATGGAAATATATTTTTAGTTTTTATGGTGTAGTCGATTTATTAACTATTCTTCCTGCCTTTCTTAGTTTATTAGTCCCTAGTGCTCATTTTTTACTGGTTATCAGGGTATTAAGGCTACTACGTCTTTTTAGGGTTTTTAAAATGGTGCGTTATGTTGAGGAATCAGGTATTCTCCTAAAAGCTTTAAAAGCCAGTCGACCTAAAATTACGGTTTTTCTGTTTACTATTTTTTCTGTTATAACAATCGTTGGTTCTTTAATGTATATTATCGAAGGTCCAACCAATGGTTATGCTAGTATTCCCGAATCCATGTACTGGGCAATTGTTACTATTACTACAGTAGGTTATGGTGATATTTCACCTCAAACAGCACTGGGAAAACTTCTTGCTAGTACACTTATGATTATGGCTTATGGTATTTTAGCTGTTCCCACAGGAATAATCTCTTTTGAATTAGCTCAGGCAAGTAAGACCCCTGTAACCACTAGAACCTGCCCTGATTGTGCTTTAGAAGGTCATCCTCCTGATGCTATTTTTTGCAAGAAATGTGGTGAAAAACTACTATAG
- a CDS encoding CBS domain-containing protein: MKVKDIMQTNVITINTETQIKEIAKTLVENNISGVFVVDSSNILVGVVSEGDLLHKETNPRAPGAFGLLGAIIYYSGVKQYESDLKKLIALKASEIMTPKIIEISQDAEIEEAASLMINKKIKRLPVMENGKIIGVVTRRDVIKTLMQD, translated from the coding sequence ATGAAGGTTAAAGATATTATGCAAACCAATGTTATTACAATCAATACTGAGACACAAATCAAAGAAATTGCAAAAACATTAGTAGAAAATAATATATCAGGTGTTTTTGTAGTTGATTCTTCAAATATTTTAGTAGGAGTTGTTAGCGAGGGAGACTTATTACATAAAGAAACAAACCCTCGTGCACCTGGGGCTTTTGGGTTATTAGGAGCTATTATTTATTATAGTGGTGTAAAGCAATATGAATCGGACCTTAAAAAACTAATTGCTTTAAAAGCCTCTGAAATAATGACACCTAAAATCATAGAAATTTCACAAGATGCTGAAATTGAAGAAGCTGCTTCTTTAATGATAAATAAAAAAATCAAACGTTTACCTGTCATGGAAAATGGAAAAATAATCGGAGTTGTCACTAGAAGAGATGTAATTAAAACCTTGATGCAAGATTAA